The proteins below are encoded in one region of Pelecanus crispus isolate bPelCri1 chromosome 4, bPelCri1.pri, whole genome shotgun sequence:
- the GRSF1 gene encoding G-rich sequence factor 1 — MAVAAARRGLAALLLGRPPLPRLRPPPARSLPPALGPAAPRAAAPLRAALRTYSQVGAAPAPEGTRPSLSEQQAESPKAENDNVFLVRAQGFPFSCTEEDVLTFFDSCRIRNGENGIHFLLNRDGRRRGDALIELESKADVQRALEKHLRYMGPRYVKVFEVHDSDVEGLLQSLRNESHAINDGVVLLRGLPFSSTEEDIADFFSGLKITDIAFVYRGERRTGEAFVQFAAPDMAAKALLRHREYMGSRYIEVYVSRKHQMQRHVPYDKQLATYHKARREYESVSEARGLSNTGGSDAETENKLCREGAESSGHVESGNISSPLHFVHMRGFPTQASAQDIINFFAPLKPTRIMVEYNAHGDATGEADVHFESREDAVAAMAKEGSQLQCSAVELFLNGHPKAKENCQ; from the exons ATGGCCGTCGCCGCAGCTCGCCGCGGCCTGGCCGCCCTGCTGCTcggccgcccgccgctgccccgcctgcgcccgccgcccgcccgcagcctgccccccgccctcgggccggccgcgccgcgggctgccgctccgctccgcgctgCCCTCCGCACCTACAGCCAGGtaggggccg CCCCAGCCCCCGA ggggACACGACCCTCCCTCTCGGAGCAGCAAGCAGAGTCACCCAAGGCAGAAAATGACAACGTCTTTCTCGTCAGGGCGCAAGGATTCCCCTTCTCCTGCACCGAAGAGGACGTGCTTACCTTTTTTGATA GCTGTAGAATTCGAAACGGTGAGAACGGCATACACTTCCTCTTAAACAGGGATGGCAGACGCAGGGGGGATGCCTTGATCGAACTGGAGTCGAAAGCGGATGTCCAGAGAGCCTTGGAAAAGCACCTGAGGTACATGGGCCCACGCTACGTGAAAG TTTTTGAAGTACACGATAGCGATGTGGAAGGCTTACTACAAAGTCTGCGGAATGAGTCACATGCCATAAATGATGGAGTTGTACTACTCAGAGGCCTTCCATTCAGCTCCACCGAGGAGGATATTGCAGATTTTTTCTCAG GTTTGAAAATAACTGACATAGCTTTCGTTTACCggggagaaagaagaacagGAGAAGCTTTTGTGCAGTTTGCAGCTCCCGACATGGCAGCTAAAGCCCTCTTACGACACAGGGAATATATGGGAAGTAG ATACATAGAAGTGTACGTAAGTAGAAAGCATCAGATGCAAAGGCACGTGCCTTACGACAAGCAGCTGGCGACCTACCACAAAGCGAGACGAGAATACGAATCTGTTTCTGAAGCAAGGGGCTTGAGCAACACGGGAGGCTCCgatgctgaaacagaaaata AATTGTGCAGGGAAGGAGCCGAAAGCTCTGGGCATGTAGAATCTGGGAACATCTCGTCACCACTGCACTTTGTCCACATGAGGGGTTTTCCCACCCAAGCTAGCGCCCAAGACATAATAAAT ttttttgctCCACTGAAGCCCACAAGGATCATGGTAGAATACAACGCCCACGGCGATGCCACAGGAGAAGCGGACGTGCATTTCGAGAGCCGCGAGGACGCAGTCGCTGCAATGGCTAAGGAGGGGTCACAGCTGC AGTGCAGTGCCGTTGAATTATTCCTGAACGGACAcccaaaggcaaaagaaaactgCCAGTGA